In Uranotaenia lowii strain MFRU-FL chromosome 2, ASM2978415v1, whole genome shotgun sequence, one genomic interval encodes:
- the LOC129745731 gene encoding very long-chain specific acyl-CoA dehydrogenase, mitochondrial-like isoform X1, producing the protein MLRLTRYFIVANNRKTFLKEVTRSLTVTSTLPAQAPQPAKPNQSFMMNLFAGQLETSQLFPYPEPLDDEQREYLQAIVGSVNRFFDEVNDRERNDETCAVDEKTMDTFWELGGMSHFIPAEYGGLGLMNSQAARLGDIVGGSDLAFSIHTGAHQTIGTKGIIMYGTEQQKAKYLPQLSTGKVFGAFALTEPSVGSDASSIKSRAVLSPCGKFYTLNGSKIWISGGGIANIFTTFAQVEMTDPKTGLKKDMITAFIVDRSFPGVSTGPPESKMGLKCSVTTDVYFDDVKVPVENVLGEPGNGFKVAMNILNSGRFGLCAMLTGTMRFCIKSAAEHASTRIQFKRRLEEFENVQEKLAKMAMYHYVSQTLTFMVAGNMDLGSTDFHLEAAITKIFGTEAGWYVCDEAIQILGGNGYMKASGLEQFLRDMRVFRIFEGANDVLRLFVALTGIQFAGNQLKGLQKALKSPLSNMGTLMQAGSKRLFKKIGVGGTDLSPFVADPLKSSAKLCSQSIDQFSETVESLLMKHGKGIVEKQFLLARVADSAIDIYTMACVLSRATRAVRKNLPSAHHEVLMAQAWCTEANHRVQQHILRINGPDFQENYKKFSEIARNVCKNQGVVQSNPLEVD; encoded by the exons ATGTTACGTCTTACAAGATATTTTATCGTCGCTAACAACAGGAAAACTTTCTTGAAAGAAGTCACGAG AAGCCTCACAGTGACCAGCACATTGCCAGCCCAAGCCCCACAACCGGCTAAACCGAATCAATCGTTCATGATGAATCTGTTTGCCGGGCAGTTGGAAACGTCCCAGCTGTTCCCATATCCGGAACCACTCGACGATGAGCAGCGAGAATACCTGCAGGCTATTGTTGGCTCGGTTAATCGTTTTTTCGAT GAAGTAAATGATCGGGAGAGAAACGACGAAACGTGTGCCGTGGACGAGAAAACGATGGACACTTTTTGGGAGCTGGGAGGCATGAGTCACTTCATTCCGGCAGAGTACGGAGGTTTGGGACTGATGAACTCTCAAGCGGCTCGTCTAGGGGATATCGTTGGTGGAAGTGATCTGGCCTTTTCGATTCATACGGGAGCGCATCAAACCATCGGAACGAAGGGTATCATAATGTATGGGACAGAGCAGCAGAAGGCGAAGTATTTGCCACAGCTTAGCACCGGGAAAGTTTTCGGGGCGTTTGCTCTGACGGAACCATCGGTAGGTTCCGATGCCTCTTCCATCAAAAGTCGTGCGGTGTTAAGTCCATGTGGAAAGTTCTACACACTTAATGGGTCTAAGATTTGGATTTCCGGAGGAGGTATAGCAAATATTTTCACTACGTTTGCTCAGGTTGAAATGACGGATCCGAAAACCGGCCTCAAAAAAGACATGATTACGGCTTTCATAGTAGATCGTAGTTTTCCAGGGGTTTCTACTGGTCCTCCGGAATCTAAAATGGGTCTCAAGTGTTCTGTGACTACGGACGTTTACTTCGACGATGTTAAGGTGCCAGTTGAGAATGTGCTCGGAGAACCTGGAAATGGCTTCAAAGTGGCCATGAATATCCTAAACTCGGGACGATTCGGATTATGTGCAATGCTAACGGGCACCATGCGTTTCTGTATCAAATCAGCTGCGGAGCATGCTAGCACCCGAATACAGTTCAAACGGAGATTAGAGGAGTTCGAAAACGTCCAGGAGAAGCTCGCCAAAATGGCTATGTACCACTACGTTTCGCAAACTTTGACCTTCATGGTTGCCGGAAACATGGATTTGGGATCTACCGATTTCCACCTGGAGGCAGCCATTACTAAAATTTTCGGAACCGAGGCTGGCTGGTACGTATGCGATGAAGCCATCCAAATTCTTGGTGGAAATGGGTACATGAAAGCCTCCGGTTTGGAGCAATTTCTCCGCGATATGCGAGTCTTCCGGATATTCGAAGGTGCCAACGATGTTTTACGACTGTTTGTTGCACTAACTGGAATACAATTTGCTGGTAATCAGCTGAAGGGATTGCAAAAAGCATTGAAGAGTCCCCTTTCAAACATGGGAACATTAATGCAGGCAGGGTCGAAACGTTTGTTCAAGAAGATTGGAGTTGGAGGAACTGACCTAAGTCCGTTTGTTGCAGATCCTCTCAAGAGCTCTGCTAAATTGTGTTCTCAG agCATCGATCAATTCAGTGAAACCGTTGAATCTTTGCTGATGAAGCATGGCAAGGGCATTGTCGAGAAACAGTTCCTTCTGGCTCGGGTTGCCGATAGTGCGATAGATATCTATACGATGGCTTGTGTACTGTCCAGAGCTACCCGTGCCGTTCGAAAAAATCTTCCATCGGCACATCATGAAGTTCTGATGGCCCAGGCGTGGTGCACCGAG GCCAACCATAGGGTACAGCAACACATTTTGCGGATAAATGGGCCGGATTTCcaggaaaattacaaaaagttctCGGAGATCGCCAGAAatgtttgcaaaaatcaaggagTTGTCCAAAGCAATCCGCTGGAGGTCGATTAA
- the LOC129745729 gene encoding very long-chain specific acyl-CoA dehydrogenase, mitochondrial, which produces MYRLGQIVIRNSQKVKAIELQRCLSAAPQTKRVEAQQSAADKKPNMSFLTNIFRGEVQPVQVFPYPEALDAEQKEYIAAFVDPVNKFFEEVNDPVKNDNNAKIEEPVCDALWELGAFSLQVPPEYGGLGLNNTQYSRMCDIIGGQDLGLGIFIGAHQSIGFKGILLYGTKEQKEKYLPKVSTGRTYAAFALTEPSSGSDAGSIRCRAVKSADGKHYVLNGSKIWISNGGIADIMTVFAQTEVQDPKTGQKRDKVTAFIVERGFGGVSSGPPENKMGIKCSNTAEVYFEDCKIPIENVLGEEGEGFKVAMNILNNGRFGMAATLSGTMRACIQKATEHATNRVQFGRKLETYGGIQEKLAKMAMHHYATQSMAYMISGNMDSGSTDYHLEAAISKVFASESAWYVCDEAIQILGGMGFMKDAGLERVMRDLRIFRIFEGTNDILRLFVALTGIQYAGSHLKELQKAFKNPAANLGLIFKEGSRRAIKSIGYGGTDLTTFVADPLKESARQCSESIDLFGTAVESLLIKHGKGIVEEQYMLNRLADAAIDTYSMAVVLSRATRAVRNNLPSADHEILMTQAWCHEAADRVRVNIRKINTDSFAENYSRMSQISKNICTNNGIAHNNPLDIE; this is translated from the exons ATGTACCGATTGGGGCAGATCGTGATCCGCAACAGCCAGAAGGTGAAAGCCATCGAACTGCAGAG ATGTCTCTCCGCAGCTCCACAAACCAAACGGGTCGAGGCTCAGCAATCGGCCGCCGACAAGAAACCCAACATGTCCTTCCTGACCAACATCTTCCGGGGTGAGGTCCAGCCTGTCCAAGTTTTCCCCTACCCAGAGGCCCTGGACGCCGAACAGAAGGAGTACATCGCAGCCTTCGTTGATCCCGTTAACAAGTTCTTCGAA GAAGTTAACGACCCAGTCAAGAACGACAACAATGCCAAAATTGAGGAACCGGTGTGCGATGCCCTGTGGGAGTTGGGAGCCTTTTCGCTGCAAGTCCCACCGGAGTACGGCGGCCTGGGCTTGAACAACACCCAATATTCCCGTATGTGTGACATTATCGGTGGTCAGGATCTTGGATTGGGTATTTTCATCGGTGCCCATCAGAGTATTGGCTTCAAG GGAATTCTGCTGTACGGCACAAAGGAACAGAAGGAGAAATACCTACCGAAGGTGTCCACCGGTAGGACCTATGCTGCATTTGCCTTGACGGAGCCGAGTTCCGGATCCGATGCGGGTTCAATTCGATGCCGTGCCGTTAAGAGTGCTGATGGCAAGCATTACGTGCTGAATGGATCCAAGATCTGGATTTCCAACGGCGGAATTGCCGATATTATGACAGTGTTTGCTCAGACGGAGGTTCAAGATCCGAAAACGGGACAGAAGAGAGATAAGGTCACCGCTTTTATCGTAGAGCGAGGTTTCGGAGGGGTTAGCAGTGGTCCTCCGGAAAATAAGATGGGCATCAAATGCTCGAATACCGCTGAAGTTTACTTTGAAGATTGCAAAATTcctattgaaaatgttttgggTGAGGAAGGTGAAGGTTTCAAAGTAGCTATGAACATCTTGAACAATGGCCGATTCGGTATGGCTGCCACTCTTTCGGGTACCATGAGGGCTTGTATCCAGAAGGCCACTGAGCATGCAACCAACCGCGTACAATTTGGAAGGAAGCTCGAGACCTACGGAGGCATCCAGGAAAAGTTGGCTAAGATGGCTATGCACCATTACGCTACACAATCGATGGCCTATATGATTTCCGGAAACATGGATTCTGGTTCTACAGATTACCATCTGGAAGCAGCTATTTCTAAAGTCTTTGCCTCTGAGTCAGCGTGGTATGTGTGCGATGAAGCCATCCAAATTTTGGGTGGTATGGGTTTCATGAAAGACGCAGGACTGGAACGAGTCATGCGAGATTTGCGTATCTTCAGAATCTTTGAGGGAACAAACGATATTCTTCGGCTGTTCGTAGCACTGACCGGCATCCAGTATGCTGGTTCTCATCTCAAGGAGCTCCAGAAAGCCTTCAAAAACCCGGCAGCTAATTTGGGATTGATCTTTAAGGAAGGATCTCGGCGAGCCATCAAAAGCATTGGATACGGAGGTACTGACCTGACCACGTTCGTTGCCGATCCACTGAAAGAATCAGCCAGACAGTGCTCAGAATCCATTGATCTCTTCGGTACAGCTGTTGAATCCCTATTGATAAAACACGGGAAGGGAATTGTAGAAGAGCAGTACATGCTGAACCGTTTGGCCGATGCCGCCATCGATACCTATTCAATGGCAGTAGTTCTATCCCGCGCAACTCGAGCGGTTCGTAACAATCTACCTTCAGCCGATCACGAAATCCTAATGACGCAAGCATGGTGCCACGAGGCTGCCGATCGAGTACGCGTCAACATCCGCAAGATCAACACCGATTCGTTTGCCGAAAACTACAGCCGAATGAGCCAGATTTCCAAAAACATCTGCACGAACAATGGAATTGCGCACAACAACCCATTGGACATCGAATAA
- the LOC129745731 gene encoding very long-chain specific acyl-CoA dehydrogenase, mitochondrial-like isoform X2 — protein MSSENTCRLLLARLIVFSMCEVNDRERNDETCAVDEKTMDTFWELGGMSHFIPAEYGGLGLMNSQAARLGDIVGGSDLAFSIHTGAHQTIGTKGIIMYGTEQQKAKYLPQLSTGKVFGAFALTEPSVGSDASSIKSRAVLSPCGKFYTLNGSKIWISGGGIANIFTTFAQVEMTDPKTGLKKDMITAFIVDRSFPGVSTGPPESKMGLKCSVTTDVYFDDVKVPVENVLGEPGNGFKVAMNILNSGRFGLCAMLTGTMRFCIKSAAEHASTRIQFKRRLEEFENVQEKLAKMAMYHYVSQTLTFMVAGNMDLGSTDFHLEAAITKIFGTEAGWYVCDEAIQILGGNGYMKASGLEQFLRDMRVFRIFEGANDVLRLFVALTGIQFAGNQLKGLQKALKSPLSNMGTLMQAGSKRLFKKIGVGGTDLSPFVADPLKSSAKLCSQSIDQFSETVESLLMKHGKGIVEKQFLLARVADSAIDIYTMACVLSRATRAVRKNLPSAHHEVLMAQAWCTEANHRVQQHILRINGPDFQENYKKFSEIARNVCKNQGVVQSNPLEVD, from the exons ATGAGCAGCGAGAATACCTGCAGGCTATTGTTGGCTCGGTTAATCGTTTTTTCGATGTGT GAAGTAAATGATCGGGAGAGAAACGACGAAACGTGTGCCGTGGACGAGAAAACGATGGACACTTTTTGGGAGCTGGGAGGCATGAGTCACTTCATTCCGGCAGAGTACGGAGGTTTGGGACTGATGAACTCTCAAGCGGCTCGTCTAGGGGATATCGTTGGTGGAAGTGATCTGGCCTTTTCGATTCATACGGGAGCGCATCAAACCATCGGAACGAAGGGTATCATAATGTATGGGACAGAGCAGCAGAAGGCGAAGTATTTGCCACAGCTTAGCACCGGGAAAGTTTTCGGGGCGTTTGCTCTGACGGAACCATCGGTAGGTTCCGATGCCTCTTCCATCAAAAGTCGTGCGGTGTTAAGTCCATGTGGAAAGTTCTACACACTTAATGGGTCTAAGATTTGGATTTCCGGAGGAGGTATAGCAAATATTTTCACTACGTTTGCTCAGGTTGAAATGACGGATCCGAAAACCGGCCTCAAAAAAGACATGATTACGGCTTTCATAGTAGATCGTAGTTTTCCAGGGGTTTCTACTGGTCCTCCGGAATCTAAAATGGGTCTCAAGTGTTCTGTGACTACGGACGTTTACTTCGACGATGTTAAGGTGCCAGTTGAGAATGTGCTCGGAGAACCTGGAAATGGCTTCAAAGTGGCCATGAATATCCTAAACTCGGGACGATTCGGATTATGTGCAATGCTAACGGGCACCATGCGTTTCTGTATCAAATCAGCTGCGGAGCATGCTAGCACCCGAATACAGTTCAAACGGAGATTAGAGGAGTTCGAAAACGTCCAGGAGAAGCTCGCCAAAATGGCTATGTACCACTACGTTTCGCAAACTTTGACCTTCATGGTTGCCGGAAACATGGATTTGGGATCTACCGATTTCCACCTGGAGGCAGCCATTACTAAAATTTTCGGAACCGAGGCTGGCTGGTACGTATGCGATGAAGCCATCCAAATTCTTGGTGGAAATGGGTACATGAAAGCCTCCGGTTTGGAGCAATTTCTCCGCGATATGCGAGTCTTCCGGATATTCGAAGGTGCCAACGATGTTTTACGACTGTTTGTTGCACTAACTGGAATACAATTTGCTGGTAATCAGCTGAAGGGATTGCAAAAAGCATTGAAGAGTCCCCTTTCAAACATGGGAACATTAATGCAGGCAGGGTCGAAACGTTTGTTCAAGAAGATTGGAGTTGGAGGAACTGACCTAAGTCCGTTTGTTGCAGATCCTCTCAAGAGCTCTGCTAAATTGTGTTCTCAG agCATCGATCAATTCAGTGAAACCGTTGAATCTTTGCTGATGAAGCATGGCAAGGGCATTGTCGAGAAACAGTTCCTTCTGGCTCGGGTTGCCGATAGTGCGATAGATATCTATACGATGGCTTGTGTACTGTCCAGAGCTACCCGTGCCGTTCGAAAAAATCTTCCATCGGCACATCATGAAGTTCTGATGGCCCAGGCGTGGTGCACCGAG GCCAACCATAGGGTACAGCAACACATTTTGCGGATAAATGGGCCGGATTTCcaggaaaattacaaaaagttctCGGAGATCGCCAGAAatgtttgcaaaaatcaaggagTTGTCCAAAGCAATCCGCTGGAGGTCGATTAA